A DNA window from Coffea arabica cultivar ET-39 chromosome 6c, Coffea Arabica ET-39 HiFi, whole genome shotgun sequence contains the following coding sequences:
- the LOC140008346 gene encoding uncharacterized protein yields MDQNGTVNSRHPRSPSSDRFLGVFSPTERSTALSASGDNSASGDELNEDDVFWTGDFTEPRGRSSSPSSVINMRQPFRKPENFGILAALSDDHRNPNQSLLYRKASLSPSTSSFNKTPLSASPTQPSPFSRAIPSIPKPQQNYSTYSQSMPARKFQQSAPVNVPMMPRKVRNGSLADVDVDDNDADDEMLPPHEIVARGSAAGSPKTTFSVLEGVGRTLKGRDLRQVRNAVWRQTGFVD; encoded by the coding sequence ATGGACCAAAACGGCACCGTTAATTCCCGTCATCCTCGATCGCCCTCCTCTGACAGATTTCTCGGCGTTTTCTCTCCGACCGAACGAAGCACCGCTCTCAGTGCTTCTGGAGACAACTCTGCCTCCGGCGACGAGCTTAACGAAGACGACGTCTTCTGGACTGGTGACTTTACTGAGCCTCGTGGCCGGTCCTCTTCCCCTTCCTCAGTCATCAACATGCGCCAGCCCTTCCGGAAGCCGGAGAATTTCGGTATACTTGCTGCCTTGTCGGATGACCACCGTAACCCCAACCAATCTTTGCTCTACAGGAAggcctctctctctccctcgaCGTCGTCGTTTAACAAAACCCCACTTTCGGCTTCACCTACTCAACCGTCGCCGTTTTCACGTGCGATTCCTTCTATTCCGAAACCGCAGCAGAACTACAGCACCTACTCGCAGTCGATGCCAGCAAGGAAGTTCCAACAGTCGGCTCCGGTGAATGTGCCGATGATGCCGAGAAAGGTGAGGAACGGCTCGCTGGCTGACGTGGATGTTGATGATAATGACGCCGACGATGAGATGCTCCCGCCGCACGAGATCGTTGCACGAGGATCGGCGGCTGGGTCTCCGAAGACCACGTTCTCGGTGCTTGAAGGCGTCGGGAGAACTCTCAAAGGCAGAGATCTTCGTCAGGTTCGCAACGCCGTCTGGCGCCAAACAGGTTTTGTCGATTGA
- the LOC113691463 gene encoding NAC domain-containing protein 90-like produces MENLPPGFRFYPTEEELISFYLHSKLEGRRQDIDTVIPVVDIYDHKPCDLPQFAGECCRGDPEQWFFFIPMQDREARGGRPNRLTTEGYWKATGSPGCVYSSQNRIIGVKRTMVFYKGRAPNGEKTQWKMNEYKAIDGEASSAAPPKLRQEMSLCRLYIGSKSLRAFDRRPPPPPGETSSHHRQPHHQEDQPATITSHQTHPPSLAAEIASSTSGSGEDNFLASSSQGLENESHDLAFNPEPMWDWEQLNWF; encoded by the exons ATGGAAAACTTACCGCCTGGTTTTAGGTTTTATCCAACAGAAGAAGAGTTGATCTCTTTCTATCTTCACAGCAAGCTTGAAGGAAGAAGGCAGGACATTGACACAGTAATCCCAGTTGTCGATATTTATGATCACAAACCATGTGATCTTCCGC AATTTGCTGGAGAATGTTGTCGAGGGGACCCGGAGCAGTGGTTTTTCTTCATTCCAATGCAAGATAGGGAAGCTCGTGGAGGAAGACCAAATCGGCTCACCACTGAAGGATATTGGAAGGCTACCGGCTCTCCGGGTTGTGTTTACTCTTCCCAGAACCGTATCATTGGAGTGAAAAGAACCATGGTGTTCTACAAAGGAAGAGCACCAAACGGAGAGAAAACCCAGTGGAAGATGAACGAGTATAAAGCTATTGATGGCGAAGCCTCCTCAGCAGCACCTCCAAAG TTACGGCAGGAGATGAGCTTGTGCCGACTATATATTGGATCAAAATCGTTGCGGGCATTTGACAGAcgcccaccaccaccacctggAGAAACATCGTCTCATCATCGTCAACCTCATCACCAGGAGGACCAGCCAGCAACCATTACGTCCCATCAAACTCATCCACCATCACTAGCAGCAGAAATAGCAAGCTCAACCTCCGGCTCCGGGGAGGACAATTTTCTGGCTTCTTCCTCCCAGGGACTGGAAAATGAGAGCCATGATTTGGCTTTTAACCCCGAACCCATGTGGGATTGGGAACAACTCAATTGGTTTTAA
- the LOC113694193 gene encoding vacuolar protein sorting-associated protein 55 homolog isoform X4: MVLAHRMQWLAFMFSASILLQILACAIYSNWWPLLSALMYVLVPMPCMFFGGGTTQFLTSRDGGGWIDAAKFLTGASAVGSLAIPIILRCSNRQMKNNIRNEVENVFPCI; encoded by the exons ATGGTGCTCGCTCATCGGATGCAGT GGCTTGCTTTTATGTTCTCAGCTAGCATATTGTTACAGATCCTG GCTTGTGCAATATACAGTAACTGGTGGCCATTGTTATCAG CTCTTATGTATGTTCTAGTGCCCATGCCTTGTATGTTCTTTGGTGGTGGGACTACTCAGTTCTTAACTAGTCGTGATGGTGGAGG ATGGATAGATGCTGCAAAGTTCTTAACAGGGGCATCAGCAGTGGGGAGCCTAGCCATTCCAATCATTCTCAG GTGCTCTAACAGACAAATGAAGAATAACATTCGGAATGAAGTGGAGAATGTTTTCCCATGTATATAG
- the LOC113694193 gene encoding vacuolar protein sorting-associated protein 55 homolog isoform X3: MFSASILLQILACAIYSNWWPLLSALMYVLVPMPCMFFGGGTTQFLTSRDGGGWIDAAKFLTGASAVGSLAIPIILRHANLIGTGAMFIEFTSFFIFVCTVLCFHRASLEDEW, from the exons ATGTTCTCAGCTAGCATATTGTTACAGATCCTG GCTTGTGCAATATACAGTAACTGGTGGCCATTGTTATCAG CTCTTATGTATGTTCTAGTGCCCATGCCTTGTATGTTCTTTGGTGGTGGGACTACTCAGTTCTTAACTAGTCGTGATGGTGGAGG ATGGATAGATGCTGCAAAGTTCTTAACAGGGGCATCAGCAGTGGGGAGCCTAGCCATTCCAATCATTCTCAGGCATGCGAATCTGATTGGAACCGGAGCTATGTTCATTGAATTTACTTCTTTCTTCATATTTGTGTGCACTGTTTTGTGTTTCCACCGTGCTAGTCTTGAAGATGAATGGTGA
- the LOC113694193 gene encoding vacuolar protein sorting-associated protein 55 homolog isoform X1 has protein sequence MVLAHRMQWLAFMFSASILLQILACAIYSNWWPLLSALMYVLVPMPCMFFGGGTTQFLTSRDGGGWIDAAKFLTGASAVGSLAIPIILRHANLIGTGAMFIEFTSFFIFVCTVLCFHRASLEDEW, from the exons ATGGTGCTCGCTCATCGGATGCAGT GGCTTGCTTTTATGTTCTCAGCTAGCATATTGTTACAGATCCTG GCTTGTGCAATATACAGTAACTGGTGGCCATTGTTATCAG CTCTTATGTATGTTCTAGTGCCCATGCCTTGTATGTTCTTTGGTGGTGGGACTACTCAGTTCTTAACTAGTCGTGATGGTGGAGG ATGGATAGATGCTGCAAAGTTCTTAACAGGGGCATCAGCAGTGGGGAGCCTAGCCATTCCAATCATTCTCAGGCATGCGAATCTGATTGGAACCGGAGCTATGTTCATTGAATTTACTTCTTTCTTCATATTTGTGTGCACTGTTTTGTGTTTCCACCGTGCTAGTCTTGAAGATGAATGGTGA
- the LOC113694193 gene encoding vacuolar protein sorting-associated protein 55 homolog isoform X2: MAMTVEGLAFMFSASILLQILACAIYSNWWPLLSALMYVLVPMPCMFFGGGTTQFLTSRDGGGWIDAAKFLTGASAVGSLAIPIILRHANLIGTGAMFIEFTSFFIFVCTVLCFHRASLEDEW; encoded by the exons ATGGCGATGACCGTTGAAG GGCTTGCTTTTATGTTCTCAGCTAGCATATTGTTACAGATCCTG GCTTGTGCAATATACAGTAACTGGTGGCCATTGTTATCAG CTCTTATGTATGTTCTAGTGCCCATGCCTTGTATGTTCTTTGGTGGTGGGACTACTCAGTTCTTAACTAGTCGTGATGGTGGAGG ATGGATAGATGCTGCAAAGTTCTTAACAGGGGCATCAGCAGTGGGGAGCCTAGCCATTCCAATCATTCTCAGGCATGCGAATCTGATTGGAACCGGAGCTATGTTCATTGAATTTACTTCTTTCTTCATATTTGTGTGCACTGTTTTGTGTTTCCACCGTGCTAGTCTTGAAGATGAATGGTGA